A genomic stretch from Amphiura filiformis unplaced genomic scaffold, Afil_fr2py scaffold_594, whole genome shotgun sequence includes:
- the LOC140145713 gene encoding zinc finger protein 711-like — protein sequence MCVRNIGNNDKGVPRSLGAHGQGAVWGPLTTPLSALMSFSPLHRAPEPSGPLDFVHPVLPLATPLNNDDSPKILSCHQCNKVFKSQTSLQKHVNNHEHNRKRETEMCMYCDMKLKGKLSLTVHKKRHRGETPFECKQCLEKFSSREELTQHRTSHVDKKALSCHQCNKALKSRKNLLMHIKNCECNKQGEMVCLYCDRKVKGKVGLASHMKTHVGETPFECLQCGDEFASREELTQHRTNHVDDKIALKCHHCVTTFPSLLKLQRHLGEISTGFKRTRSKCNKCGKGFASNYRRDIHMREAHTGEDIFRCTNCGKKFLQESELSQHVETGCQSLKCHECYKFFKRKSFLKDHIISMHPKEKPPHLQHVECKYCLKSLSSERQLQRHIKSIHEIDVSKCEFCEKIFTLEEYLRKHIKNRHPDTLQYKCTHCGHKVSTSRHLAAHITLKHSATETSGTNEKHLCSYCGKCFSKMYQLKRHQEIHAVNKPYLCPSCGRRFSTDSGLKSHLRTHDGKKEYQCNLCGKGFVHRYSLTSHMKNNHKDKDEMRLISCI from the coding sequence atgtgtgtgagaaatataGGCAACAATGACAAGGGTGTACCAAGATCCttaggggcccatggacaaggagctgTGTGGGGCCCTTTAACAACTCCTTTATCAGCACTTATGTCATTTTCGCCTTTGCACAgagcccctgaaccctcggggcccttggacttcgtccaccctgtcctcccgcttgctacgcccctgaacaATGATGACAGTCCAAAAATTCTGAGTTGTCATCAGTGCAATAAAGTATTTAAATCTCAAACTTCCTTACAAAAGCATGTAAATAATCATGAACATAATCGGAAAAGAGAAACTGAGATGTGCATGTACTGCGACATGAAGTTGAAAGGGAAACTGTCTCTTACGGTGCATAAGAAACGCCATCGTGGCGAGACTCCATTTGAATGTAAGCAGTGCTTAGAGAAGTTCTCGAGCAGAGAAGAGCTGACTCAACATCGGACAAGCCATGTTGATAAGAAAGCGCTGAGTTGTCATCAGTGCAATAAAGCATTAAAATCTCGAAAGAACTTACTAATGCACATAAAGAATTGTGAATGTAATAAGCAAGGCGAGATGGTGTGCCTGTACTGTGACAGAAAGGTCAAAGGGAAAGTGGGTCTTGCTTCTCATATGAAAACTCATGTCGGTGAGACTCCATTTGAATGTTTGCAGTGCGGGGATGAGTTTGCATCTAGAGAAGAGTTGACTCAACATCGGACAAACCATGTTGATGATAAAATAGCTCTGAAATGTCACCATTGTGTTACAACATTTCCAAGTCTGCTTAAGTTACAGAGACATTTGGGTGAAATTTCGACGGGGTTTAAACGTACGAGGAGTAAATGCAATAAATGTGGAAAAGGATTTGCTTCAAATTATCGAAGGGATATTCACATGCGAGAAGCTCATACCGGTGAAGACATTTTTCGGTGTACAAACTGTGGAAAGAAGTTCCTACAAGAGAGTGAGCTAAGCCAGCATGTGGAAACAGGGTGTCAAAGTTTGAAATGCCACGAATGTTATAAGTTTTTCAAGAGGAAAAGTTTCTTGAAAGACCACATAATAAGTATGCACCCAAAAGAAAAGCCTCCTCACCTTCAGCATGTTGAGTGCAAGTATTGCTTAAAAAGTTTATCAAGTGAAAGACAGTTACAAAGGCATATCAAGAGCATTCATGAAATTGACGtttcaaaatgtgaattttgcgAGAAAATTTTTACCCTGGAGGAATATTTGAGGAAACACATAAAAAACAGGCATCCTGATACTTTGCAGTACAAATGCACCCACTGTGGGCATAAAGTTTCTACCAGCAGACACCTAGCGGCTCACATAACACTCAAGCACAGTGCTACTGAAACAAGTGGGACAAATGAGAAGCACCTATGTTCATACTGTGGCAAGTGCTTCTCAAAAATGTATCAGCTAAAAAGGCATCAGGAGATACATGCGGTAAACAAGCCTTATTTATGTCCTTCATGTGGCAGGCGGTTTTCCACAGATTCTGGACTCAAATCGCATTTGAGAACCCATGACGGGAAGAAAGAGTATCAGTGTAATTTGTGTGGCAAAGGCTTTGTACATAGGTACTCATTAACGTCGCACATGAAAAATAACCACAAAGATAAAGACGAAATGAGGCTAATTTCATGTATATGA